The Nitrospirota bacterium genome includes a region encoding these proteins:
- a CDS encoding shikimate dehydrogenase: protein MDVSGKTKILGLLGFPVEHTLSPAMHNAAFKVMKLDMCYLPFKVLPEELPQAVKAVRVLNLTGVNVTVPHKEKVVSLLDEVDKEALFISAVNTIVNKDGKLIGYNTDGRGFMKSLSEAGIYVRGKKILIIGAGGASRAISYYLSEKAGKLFLFDIDKKKAEKLVRDLRKIRKNIFFFSYQPSAISHQLDEFDIIINATPLGFKKGDPMPINLSNLNKKHIVCDLVYKKTVFLGKASQKGCKTLNGLGMLLWQGVFAFELWTGKKPPVEVMRKALESGLAKAG, encoded by the coding sequence ATGGATGTAAGTGGGAAAACTAAAATACTTGGATTGTTAGGCTTTCCTGTAGAGCACACACTGTCGCCGGCAATGCATAATGCCGCATTCAAGGTAATGAAACTTGATATGTGCTATCTGCCGTTTAAAGTTCTTCCCGAGGAACTTCCGCAGGCTGTCAAGGCAGTAAGAGTGCTTAATCTTACCGGCGTAAATGTCACTGTGCCGCATAAGGAAAAGGTTGTATCCTTGCTTGATGAGGTTGATAAAGAAGCGCTGTTCATCAGCGCAGTAAATACAATCGTCAATAAAGACGGAAAACTTATCGGATATAACACAGACGGCAGGGGATTTATGAAGTCATTATCTGAGGCGGGAATATATGTCCGCGGAAAGAAAATTCTGATAATTGGCGCAGGCGGCGCATCGCGCGCAATCAGCTATTATCTCAGTGAGAAAGCAGGAAAATTATTTTTGTTTGATATAGATAAGAAAAAAGCGGAGAAGCTTGTGAGGGATTTAAGAAAAATCCGCAAAAACATTTTTTTCTTCAGCTATCAGCCATCAGCTATCAGCCATCAGCTTGATGAGTTTGACATAATAATTAACGCAACGCCGCTCGGTTTTAAAAAGGGCGACCCGATGCCTATCAATTTAAGCAACCTCAACAAAAAGCATATTGTCTGTGACTTAGTCTATAAAAAAACAGTATTTCTTGGAAAAGCCTCTCAAAAAGGATGTAAAACTCTTAACGGACTCGGCATGCTCCTGTGGCAGGGCGTGTTTGCATTTGAATTATGGACAGGGAAAAAACCGCCTGTTGAAGTAATGAGAAAGGCGCTGGAATCAGGACTCGCAAAAGCCGGATAG
- a CDS encoding DUF512 domain-containing protein: protein MSLVISHITEGSIAHEAGLKKDDIILSVNGAQVKDLIDYMYYSKDGTLDLKVQRGDKTHLVKIKKKQKTDPGFELKPFMPKSCRNKCLFCFVDQMPKGMRKSLYLKDDDYRMSFLYGNYITLTNLPPADKKRIFEQRLSPIYVSVHTTNNDLRRKILGNPKAPDILAEIQDFVNNKIRLHAQIVIIPGVNDGEELSKTIKDLYKFYPYIASIAVVPVGLTKYRKTHVKSVEKAEAEKIIEMIRQFSKRFKKRHGDPVIYAADELYIKADMPFPPIGEYGDFPQIENGVGLAPSFLNSMKKLKIPKKMEPRKVFAITGAAFAPYLEEAAQKFSAIDGLSLEILKIENKFFGQTITVAGLLTGKDILKTLIGKVKGDCLLIPNVLLKDGAGIFLDNLTLKDLEENLQIRVKAIESTPEGLLKGITDGCKWEN from the coding sequence ATGAGCCTTGTAATTAGTCATATCACAGAAGGAAGCATTGCCCATGAGGCCGGACTTAAAAAGGACGACATTATTCTGTCTGTCAACGGCGCGCAGGTCAAGGACCTTATTGATTACATGTACTATTCAAAGGACGGGACGCTGGATTTGAAAGTCCAGAGGGGGGATAAGACTCATCTGGTTAAGATAAAAAAGAAGCAAAAGACAGACCCGGGTTTTGAACTGAAACCGTTCATGCCGAAGTCCTGCAGGAATAAATGTTTATTCTGTTTTGTTGACCAGATGCCCAAGGGTATGAGGAAATCGCTTTATCTGAAGGATGACGATTACAGGATGTCTTTCCTGTATGGGAATTATATAACGCTGACAAATCTTCCGCCTGCCGATAAAAAACGCATCTTTGAGCAGAGACTCAGTCCTATTTATGTCTCTGTTCATACCACAAACAATGACCTGCGCAGAAAAATATTAGGCAATCCCAAGGCGCCGGATATCCTGGCCGAGATTCAGGATTTTGTAAACAATAAAATAAGGCTGCACGCACAGATTGTAATAATTCCCGGGGTTAATGACGGTGAGGAACTTTCAAAGACCATCAAGGACCTGTATAAGTTTTACCCTTATATTGCATCAATCGCAGTTGTTCCTGTGGGATTGACGAAATACAGAAAGACACATGTAAAATCTGTTGAAAAGGCCGAGGCTGAAAAAATAATAGAGATGATCAGGCAATTCAGCAAGAGGTTTAAAAAACGCCACGGAGACCCCGTAATATATGCGGCGGATGAGTTATACATAAAGGCAGACATGCCATTTCCTCCTATCGGAGAATACGGCGACTTTCCTCAGATTGAAAACGGCGTCGGACTGGCGCCGTCATTTTTAAATTCCATGAAGAAATTAAAAATCCCTAAAAAGATGGAGCCGCGAAAAGTGTTTGCAATTACGGGCGCTGCTTTTGCGCCGTATCTTGAAGAGGCAGCTCAGAAATTCAGCGCCATAGACGGACTCTCCCTTGAGATTCTAAAGATAGAAAATAAGTTTTTTGGTCAGACAATCACTGTGGCGGGACTGCTTACAGGCAAGGATATACTGAAGACGCTGATCGGGAAGGTAAAAGGCGATTGTCTGTTAATTCCCAATGTTTTGCTTAAAGACGGCGCCGGCATATTTCTGGACAATCTGACGCTGAAGGACCTTGAGGAAAATCTGCAGATTAGGGTCAAGGCGATTGAGTCTACCCCTGAAGGATTATTAAAAGGGATAACCGATGGATGTAAGTGGGAAAACTAA
- a CDS encoding CDP-alcohol phosphatidyltransferase family protein: MGPITGNLPNILTIIRILLLPFFAATLIYGYYEYSLILFLSAGITDILDGLLARAKKQITALGGILDPVADKFLLITSFILMSVYGWIPKWLTITVISRDLIVVTGWLIFYFVTHTVRVEPSLVGKAANLCQFFLIGFALLLINIKGNAEMPVFFMVAVAFLTAASGIHYIYRGLKISNNAMVKSG; the protein is encoded by the coding sequence TTGGGACCGATAACAGGCAATCTTCCCAATATTTTGACAATAATCCGGATATTGTTACTGCCTTTTTTTGCGGCGACTTTAATTTACGGTTACTATGAATACAGCCTTATTCTTTTTCTGTCGGCCGGAATTACCGACATACTTGACGGGCTTTTGGCAAGGGCGAAAAAACAGATAACGGCATTGGGAGGCATACTGGATCCGGTTGCGGATAAGTTCCTGCTTATAACGTCTTTTATTTTGATGAGCGTTTACGGCTGGATACCGAAGTGGCTTACAATTACGGTTATAAGCAGGGATCTGATTGTGGTGACGGGCTGGCTGATTTTTTATTTTGTCACACATACCGTAAGGGTTGAGCCGAGCCTTGTGGGAAAGGCTGCAAACCTCTGCCAGTTTTTCCTGATAGGGTTTGCGCTGTTATTAATTAATATAAAGGGGAACGCCGAAATGCCTGTATTTTTTATGGTTGCAGTTGCATTTCTTACGGCAGCCTCTGGCATACATTATATTTACAGGGGATTGAAGATTTCCAACAATGCGATGGTTAAGAGCGGTTAA